A genome region from Oncorhynchus masou masou isolate Uvic2021 chromosome 14, UVic_Omas_1.1, whole genome shotgun sequence includes the following:
- the LOC135554338 gene encoding envoplakin-like: MFSKKKEYNLVKVAQSQGNDVAVLVARMQSNADRVEKNVLRSEELMAVDTVNDKKDRPLLHQKENTEILAEAEGLLKDLFLDVDRAKKLSHPQAGEIEIDVRNLHDRWSKDCTMYRDLYEAVQEVELTPRIDWSQVLEEKQKQISAEKYGPNLSDVEKQIASHNILHQEIEAYGSQMNRSSTGSPAKLSTFQRQYTDLLEASLWRHRCLASLYDYMQGCSKELVYLSEYQERILRKDWSDRMLDHPGVRMEYEKFKNNTLLTHESETNQLQMDGDRLIEMKHPASSTIRAHSDALQNEWQSFLNLCICQEVHLDNIDNYRKYQLDVETLSESMKRLNSNLDPKSLNNKKNPEILLQLEGDERAIERNEQRLVALREFSSTIAPLKLRRLRPTKPTPVVSLCEWTNGEDSVSQAEKLMLKSNLDDENWEVQTSTGKTKTLPGACFLVPPPDTEALEKVESLYRELSNLKRKRTTLMASLRSPGVEVVSSVRAAPVANAPVDPKTTVLASQLDKISKNLDHSEKDILSRVRAPLDRSDPTRDLANRLKEHERDTLTVRNLEAEKAAVQRDMDPILAQKPLGPTTSALSLKLSGLNNKFDDTNVLCDLYNKKATASMFLERQINMVDNSVSGFEEQLAEDAAIPDVPNVLQTRIAKLQNMRKDVALKQDEMLKLSRDLESTEQLSNSLQKGFHEYCPDIRRQQTEVKHLKNRYANINSQLQERTVLLQEATNKNQGFQSSVQSLNLFLTNLPNNTINPSDGLSQINFKQNSQKRVVEDIKRKSDDVGLAVKQSRDLQNVLNEYEAKSDKYRGTLKDVDDEDAKRRHTSAMADAVLKKERALLNLYSEVSAENDQLLNKMGLAKNIIAQNEEKVSQVVVKQERKLQSQQKDLEETDVLKRELADETTRRSHAENELATYRKRFISLKSRRGVERMEEREVVQYYRDPKLEGDLVSLKSRIQDETIKHSGTQTEIKVVNENIIRRETELTNVKPRLLTKVLTEFERDPQLDKEATKLREEMRKLEQEVQVRDTETVHMKTEITVLAQKRPTIKERVVKKEVVRLEKDPEMLKAVLTFQTEISEEGLRSKSLNDDIFRTRSQINTLERIIPTIQPKIVTKVLKRVEQDPKLIDEVKTIHTSLEEENKINSDLMKELTSLQLRYSEVEKVRPKHEVKEIINEIYRVDPETEVELVRLRKELHDSNRNRTDLEKEIDSVMVDLKTLRSQKPKSEYKEVTQEVIKEEKSPEVIREIKRLNDQVSLLRVSYDSTLNLLSRLRKERDEWKVEKSKLETKLVNKEVVKYENDPLLEKEADRLRRDVREEIQQRRNMEETVFDLQNKYIMVERQKPEEKIVMQEVVRLEKDPKQLLEYEKLNKNLDEEVKSRRKLELEVRQLRALVEEKERNLALMDDRQKKIQVETELRQIKSRILELENSPQPIAEKIIIEEVLKVERDPKLEKLTSGLRTDMDMEETNISQLERDIRNLKIKLDILRKEKSIEKTVYKEVIRVEKDQNVEAERDHLRDLVMQERSSRRDQEDEIQRLNTKVTRLQTTKSSTSHEETSITLNRDSLMREKENLLQTLRTLESEKHDLSISFQLQSKLMSERNQINRQRGFKMDSEVQRLEKDILDEKDRIHQKETYIMELQNNLKKEDHSETHTRETNLSTRISILDPETGKDMSPYDAYLEGLIDRNKYIHLQELECDWEEITSMGPDGETSILQDRKSGKQFSVKNALKDGRLTQSDLHRYKEGKMPISEFALLVAGDSRPKPYIGPIATPRTPTKTTVASSLSTMPSSLRSSYSSLTNNRYGSSSNLNISSGDELFPISGVLDSTTNSRMSVRSALTRNLIDPTTAQKLLEAQAATGGIVDLNRKDKFSVHKAVELGLIDKSHMHLLLNAQKAFTGVEDPVTKERLAVGQAAEKGWIPQDSAMRYMEAQYLTGGLVNPHKAGRISVQDALNTKIIDSTVAKNLQDKSAHTKELIDPITKEKISYKEAMDRCKKDVTTGLLLLPAASSGDSKDAPSYSNYRIPGSYSQV, encoded by the exons ATGTTCAGCAAGAAGAAGGAGTACAACCTGGTGAAAGTGGCCCA GAGCCAAGGTAATGATGTGGCCGTGCTGGTGGCGCGCATGCAGAGCAATGCAGACCGGGTAGAGAAGAATGTGCTGCGCTCTGAGGAGCTGATGGCTGTG GACACAGTGAATGACAAGAAGGACAGGCCCTTACTGCACCAGAAGGAGAATACAGAGATCCTAGCTGAGGCTGAGGGGCTGCTGAAGGATCTGTTCCTGGATGTGGACCGGGCCAAGAAGCTTTCACACCCACAGGctggagagatagagattga TGTGAGAAACCTCCATGACCGCTGGTCTAAGGACTGTACCATGTACCGGGACCTGTATGAGGCAGTACAGGAGGTGGAGCTCACTCCCAGGATTGACTGGTCTCAGGTGCTGGAGGAGAAACAG AAGCAGATAAGTGCAGAGAAGTACGGGCCCAACCTGTCTGATGTGGAGAAGCAGATTGCCTCTCATAACATCCTGCACCAGGAGATCGAGGCCTACGGCTCCCAAATGAACCGCAGCAGCACTGGCTCTCCG GCAAAGTTGTCTACCTTTCAGAGACAGTACACAGATCTCTTG GAGGCCTCCCTGTGGAGACACAGGTGCCTGGCCTCTCTGTATGACTACATGCAGGGCTGCAGTAAGGAGCTGGTCTACCTGAGCGAGTACCAGGAGAGGATCCTCAGGAAGGACTGGAGCGACCGCATGCTGGACCACCCAGGGGTGCGCATGGAGTACGAGAAGTTCAAAAACAACACTCTGCTAACACATGAGAGCGAGACCAACCAGCTACAGATGGATGGGGATCGTCTCATTGAAATGAAGCACCCTGCCAGCTCCACAATACGG GCACACAGCGATGCATTGCAGAACGAGTGGCAGAGCTTCCTAAACCTGTGTATCTGCCAGGAGGTACACCTTGACAACATAGACAACTACAGGAAG TACCAGCTGGATGTAGAGACCTTGTCTGAGTCCATGAAGAGACTCAACTCTAATCTGGACCCCAAATCACTGAACAACAAGAAGAACCCAGAGATCCTGCTACAGCTTGAG GGTGacgagagagcgatagagaggaaCGAACAGCGCCTCGTAGCCCTGAGGGAGTTCAGCAGCACCATCGCCCCTCTGAAGCTGCGGCGCCTCCGCCCCACCAAACCCACCCCTGTGGTGTCCCTGTGTGAATGGACCAATGGAGAG GACTCAGTGTCTCAAGCAGAGAAGCTCATGCTAAAGTCCAACTTAGACGATGAGAACTGGGAGGTCCAGACCAGCACTGGGAAGACCAAAACCCTGCCTGGAGCCTGCTTCCTGGTCCCACCGCCAGACACTGAGGCCCTTGAGAAAGTGGAAAG tCTGTACAGAGAGCTTTCTAACCTGAAGAGAAAGAGAACTACTCTGATGGCCTCCCTGAGGAGCCCCGGTGTGGAGGTGGTGAGCTCAGTGAGAGCAG CCCCTGTGGCTAATGCCCCAGTGGACCCAAAGACCACGGTGCTGGCCAGCCAGCTGGACAAGATCAGCAAGAACCTGGACCACAGCGAGAAGGACATCCTGAGCCGGGTGAGGGCCCCTCTGGATCGCAGTGACCCCACACGTGACCTGGCCAACAGGCTGAAGGAGCATGAG AGGGACACCCTGACTGTTAGGAACCTGGAGGCAGAGAAGGCAGCGGTCCAGAGAGATATGGATCCCATCCTAGCCCAGAAGCCCCTTGGGCCCACCACCTCCGCCCTGTCCCTCAAACTGAGTGGTCTTAACAACAAGTTTGACGACACCAACGTCCTCTGTGACCTGTACAACAAAAA AGCCACAGCTTCCATGTTCTTGGAGAGGCAGATAAATATGGTGGACAACTCAGTCTCTGGCTTTGAGGAGCAGCTGGCTGAAGATGCTGCCATCCCTGATGTTCCCAACGTCCTCCAGACACGGATCGCGAAGCTTCAG AACATGCGCAAGGATGTAGCGTTAAAGCAGGACGAGATGCTGAAGCTGAGCAGGGACTTGGAGTCCACAGAGCAGCTGAGCAACTCCCTACAGAAGGGCTTCCATGAGTACTGCCCAGACATCCGCCGCCAGCAGACAGAGGTCAAACACCTGAAGAACCGCTATGCCAACATCAACAGTCAGCTACAGGAGAG AACGGTTCTGCTGCAAGAGGCAACCAATAAGAATCAAGGCTTCCAGAGCTCTGTCCAATCATTGAACTTATTTTTGACCAACCTGCCTAATAATACGATCAATCCAAGTGATGGACTTTCTCAAATTAACTTCAAGCAGAACTCTCAGAAG AGAGTGGTGGAGGACATAAAAAGGAAATCAGATGATGTGGGCCTAGCAGTGAAACAGTCCCGAGACTTGCAGAATGTCCTCAAT GAGTATGAGGCCAAATCTGATAAGTACCGTGGTACACTGAAAGATGTGGATGATGAAGATGCCAAAAGACGTCACACATCCGCCATGGCTGACGCTGTGCTTAAGAAG GAAAGAGCTCTACTGAACCTCTACTCAGAGGTGTCTGCAGAGAATGATCAGCTTCTCAACAAGATGGGATTGGCTAAGAACATAATTGCCCAA AATGAAGAGAAGGTGAGCCAGGTGGTGGTGAAACAGGAGCGGAAGCTGCAGAGCCAGCAGAAAGACCTGGAGGAAACAGACGTTCTAAAGAGAGAGCTGGCGGATGAGACCACCAGGCGCTCCCATGCTGAGAATGAACTAGCAACATACAGAAAGAGGTTTATTTCACTGAAAAGCCGTAGAGGTGTGGAACgaatggaggagagggaagtTGTGCAGTACTACCGTGACCCCAAACTAGAGGGTGACCTGGTGTCCCTGAAGAGTAGAATCCAAGATGAGACTATAAAACACTCTGGCACCCAGACAGAGATAAAGGTTGTCAATGAGAATATCATCCGCCGGGAGACTGAGCTGACAAATGTCAAACCTAGGCTGTTGACCAAGGTGTTGACTGAGTTTGAAAGGGACCCCCAGCTTGACAAGGAGGCCACcaagctgagagaggagatgcGCAAGCTGGAGCAGGAGGTCCaggtgagagatacagagacggTCCACATGAAGACTGAGATCACAGTTCTGGCACAGAAGAGACCAACTATCAAAGAGAGAGTAGTGAAAAAGGAGGTGGTGAGACTGGAAAAGGACCCGGAGATGCTGAAAGCAGTTCTGACCTTTCAGACCGAGATCTCAGAGGAGGGGTTAAGATCCAAGTCCCTCAATGATGACATATTCCGCACTAGGAGCCAAATAAACACACTTGAGAGGATCATTCCCACAATCCAGCCTAAGATTGTTACCAAGGTGCTGAAAAGGGTGGAACAGGACCCAAAACTCATTGACGAGGTTAAGACTATCCACACCAGCCTGGAAGAGGAGAACAAGATAAACAGTGATTTGATGAAGGAACTCACCAGCCTCCAGCTCCGCTACAGTGAAGTGGAGAAGGTACGGCCCAAGCATGAGGTCAAGGAGATCATCAATGAGATCTACAGGGTGGACCCTGAGACAGAGGTGGAGCTGGTGAGGCTAAGGAAAGAGCTGCACGACTCTAATCGAAACCGCACTGATCTGGAGAAAGAAATCGACTCAGTTATGGTGGATCTTAAAACTCTGCGTTCCCAGAAACCCAAGTCAGAGTACAAGGAAGTGACCCAGGAAGTGATTAAAGAGGAGAAGAGCCCAGAGGTCATCAGGGAAATTAAGAGGTTGAACGACCAGGTTTCTCTTCTGCGGGTCTCATATGACAGCACCCTGAATCTGCTGAGCCGCCTGCGCAAAGAGAGGGATGAATGGAAGGTTGAAAAGTCTAAGTTAGAGACAAAGCTTGTAAACAAAGAGGTGGTCAAATATGAAAATGACCCCCTACTGGAGAAGGAGGCTGACCGTCTGAGGAGAGATGTGAGGGAGGAAATCCAGCAACGACGCAACATGGAGGAAACTGTCTTTGACCTGCAGAACAAGTACATCATGGTGGAAAGGCAGAAACCAGAGGAGAAGATTGTGATGCAGGAAGTGGTGCGTCTTGAGAAGGATCCAAAACAACTCCTGGAGTATGAAAAGCTGAACAAGAACTTGGATGAAGAGGTTAAATCCCGTAGAAAACTGGAATTGGAAGTTCGACAGTTGAGAGCCCTggttgaggagaaagagagaaacttgGCACTGATGGACGACCGGCAAAAAAAGATTCAAGTAGAAACAGAGCTTAGACAGATCAAATCTCGCATCCTTGAGCTTGAAAATAGCCCTCAACCCATTGCGGAGAAGATCATTATTGAGGAAGTCCTCAAAGTGGAGAGAGACCCCAAGCTTGAGAAACTAACCAGTGGCTTACGCACAGACATGGATATGGAGGAAACAAACAtcagtcagttggaaagggacaTCCGAAACCTGAAGATCAAGTTGGACATCCTGCGCAAGGAAAAGTCCATTGAAAAGACTGTATATAAAGAGGTGATTCGGGTGGAGAAGGACCAGAATGTGGAGGCTGAGAGGGACCATCTCAGAGATCTAGTGATGCAAGAAAGAAGTTCCAGACGGGATCAAGAAGATGAAATCCAGAGACTTAATACCAAAGTGACCCGGCTCCAGACCACAAAGTCAAGCACCTCTCACGAAGAAACAAGCATCACCCTCAATAGAGATTCCCtgatgagagagaaggaaaatctCCTCCAAACACTGAGGACTTTGGAGTCTGAGAAACATGATTTAAGCATATCGTTCCAGCTGCAATCCAAGCTGATGAGTGAGAGAAACCAGATAAACAGGCAAAGGGGTTTCAAGATGGATTCTGAGGTACAACGTCTAGAGAAGGACATCCTAGATGAAAAAGACCGGATACACCAAAAGGAGACATACATTATGGAGCTGCAGAACAATCTTAAGAAAGAGGACCACTCTgagacacacaccagagagacCAACCTCTCCACTAGAATCAGCATCCTTGACCCTGAGACTGGCAAAGACATGTCACCATATGATGCCTACTTAGAGGGCCTGATTGACCGCAACAAGTACATCCACCTTCAGGAGCTAGAATGTGACTGGGAGGAGATCACCTCAATGGGTCCAGATGGGGAGACCTCGATTCTGCAGGATCGCAAGAGTGGAAAGCAGTTCTCTGTCAAGAATGCTCTAAAGGATGGCCGCTTGACCCAGTCCGATCTGCACCGCTACAAGGAGGGTAAAATGCCTATCTCAGAATTTGCTCTCCTGGTCGCTGGGGATTCCAGACCAAAGCCTTACATTGGTCCAATCGCAACACCAAGGACACCGACAAAGACCACTGTGGCATCTTCTTTGAGCACAATGCCATCATCACTAAGGTCTTCCTACTCAAGTCTCACAAACAATAGATACGGCAGCAGTAGCAACCTGAATATTTCTAGCGGTGATGAGCTCTTCCCAATCTCTGGGGTGCTGGACTCCACCACCAACAGCCGTATGTCTGTACGTAGTGCCCTGACTCGAAACCTTATTGACCCAACCACAGCCCAGAAGCTCCTGGAGGCACAGGCAGCCACGGGTGGCATCGTCGACCTCAACAGAAAGGACAAGTTCTCTGTTCACAAAGCAGTTGAGCTGGGTCTCATTGACAAAAGTCACATGCATCTGCTACTGAATGCTCAGAAGGCCTTCACTGGAGTGGAGGATCCTGTGACCAAGGAGCGTCTCGCAGTAGGGCAAGCGGCTGAGAAAGGCTGGATACCTCAGGATAGTGCCATGAGGTACATGGAAGCACAGTACCTGACTGGGGGGCTGGTGAACCCCCATAAAGCTGGTCGCATCAGTGTCCAAGATGCTCTTAACACCAAGATAATCGACAGCACAGTAGCCAAGAACCTCCAAGACAAGTCTGCCCACACCAAAGAGTTGATTGACCCCATCACGAAAGAGAAGATCTCGTACAAGGAGGCAATGGATCGCTGCAAAAAAGATGTCACTACAGGGCTCTTGCTGCTCCCTGCAGCCTCCAGCGGTGACTCCAAAGATGCACCATCATACTCCAACTATCGAATACCTGGCTCCTACAGCCAAGTCTAG
- the LOC135553735 gene encoding serotonin N-acetyltransferase-like, translating to MSLVGALPFLKPRLSPSVSPGRQRRHTLPASEFRPLNTQDAISVFEIEKEAFISVSGDCPLHLDEVRHFLMLCPELSMGWFEEGRLVAFIIGSQWDQDRLTLDALTLHKPKGSTVHIHVLAVHRTFRQQGKGPILMWRYLQYLRCLPYVRRAVLMCEDFLVPFYQKSGFKVQGRCSITVASLTFTEMQYPVRGHALMRRNSEAIGFPQTALLLEKQTQRLESVLLLEEPIQRSETALLLEEQTQRTEPDPADV from the exons ATGTCTCTAGTGGGCGCCTTGCCTTTCCTGAAACCGCGCCTATCCCCTTCTGTTTCTCCTGGGCGCCAAAGAAGACACACACTGCCAGCAAGCGAGTTCCGGCCGCTCAACACTCAAGATGCCATCAGCGTGTTCGAAATCGAGAAAGAGG CCTTTATCTCTGTGTCAGGAGACTGCCCGCTCCACCTTGATGAGGTGCGTCATTTCCTCATGCTGTGTCCAGAGCTGTCCATGGGCTGGTTTGAGGAGGGGAGACTAGTAGCCTTCATCATTGGGTCCCAATGGGACCAGGACAGACTCACCCTA GACGCCCTAACTCTTCACAAGCCCAAAGGTTCCACAGTTCATATCCATGTGCTGGCGGTCCACCGGACCTTCCGGCAGCAGGGCAAGGGTCCTATCCTGATGTGGCGCTACCTGCAGTATCTACGCTGCCTGCCCTATGTGCGCCGTGCAGTGCTCATGTGCGAGGACTTCCTGGTTCCCTTCTACCAGAAGTCTGGCTTCAAGGTGCAGGGCCGCTGTTCCATCACGGTGGCATCACTGACCTTCACAGAGATGCAGTACCCTGTGAGGGGCCATGCACTGATGCGGCGCAACAGTGAAGCTATTGGTTTTCCTCAGACTGCGTTATTATTGGAGAAACAGACTCAGAGGCTTGAGTCTGTGTTATTATTGGAGGAACCGATTCAGAGAAGTGAGACTGCATTGTTATTGGAGGAACAGACTCAGAGGACTGAGCCTGATCCTGCTGATGTGTAA